AGATGTTCGAGAGGTTCACCGACCGTGCGCGGCGGGTTGTCGTCCTGGCTCAGGAAGAGGCCAGGATGCTCAACCACAACTACATCGGTACTGAGCACATTCTTCTTGGTTTGATCCATGAGGGTGAGGGTGTGGCGGCCAAGGCTCTGGAGAGTCTTGGGATCAGTCTCGAGGGGGTGCGCCAGCAGGTCGAGGAGATCATCGGTCAGGGGCAGTCGGCGCCGTCGGGGCACATTCCCTTCACGCCGCGGGCCAAGAAGGTTCTTGAGCTGTCGCTGCGCGAGGCGTTGCAGCTCGGGCACAACTACATCGGCACCGAGCACATTCTTCTGGGGTTGATCCGGGAGGGTGAGGGTGTCGCGGCGCAGGTGCTGGTGAAGCTGGGCGCCGATCTGAACCGGGTGCGTCAGCAGGTCATCCAGTTGCTGCACGGGTATCAGGGCAAGGAGCCGGCGGCGGCGGGCGGGCCGCAGGAGTCGGCGCCGTCGACGTCGCTGGTGCTGGATCAGTTCGGGCGGAATCTGACCCAGGCGGCGCGGGAGGGCAAGCTCGACCCGGTGATCGGCCGGGACAAGGAGATCGAGCGGGTCATGCAGGTGCTGTCCCGCCGGACGAAGAACAACCCGGTGCTGGTGGGTGAGCCCGGTGTGGGCAAGACCGCCGTGGTGGAGGGGTTGTCGCAGAAGATCGTCAAGGGTGAGGTGCCCGAGACGCTGAAGGACAAGCAGCTCTACACCCTGGATCTGGGTGCGCTGGTGGCCGGTTCCCGCTACCGCGGTGACTTCGAAGAGCGTCTGAAGAAGGTGCTCAAGGAGATCCGTACCCGGGGCGACATCATCTTGTTCATCGACGAGCTGCACACGCTGGTGGGCGCGGGCGCCGCCGAGGGCGCCATCGACGCCGCCAGCATCCTCAAGCCGATGCTGGCCCGTGGCGAGCTCCAGACCATCGGCGCCACCACGCTCGACGAGTACCGCAAGCACCTGGAGAAGGACGCCGCGCTGGAGCGGCGGTTCCAGCCGATCCAGGTGGCCGAGCCGTCGCTGTCGCACACGATCGAGATCCTCAAGGGTCTGCGGGACCGGTACGAGGCGCATCACCGGGTGTCGATCACCGACGGGGCCCTCGTCGCGGCCGCCACCCTGGCCGACCGTTACATCAGTGACCGGTTCCTGCCGGACAAGGCGATCGACCTGATCGACGAGGCGGGGTCGCGGATGCGGATCCGCCGGATGACGGCGCCGCCGGACCTGCGCGAGTACGACGAGAAGATCGCGAACGTGCGGCGGGAGAAGGAGTCCGCGATCGACGCGCAGGACTTCGAGAAGGCCGCGGCGCTGCGGGATCAGGAAAAGCAGCTGCAGCTGAAGCGGGAGCGGCGGGAGAAGGAGTGGAAGGCCGGCGACATGGATGTCGTGGCCGAGGTGACCGAGGAGCTCATCGCCGAGGTCCTGGCCACCGCCACGGGTATCCCGGTGTTCAAGCTGACCGAGGAGGAGTCGCAGCGGCTGCTCCGCATGGAAGACGAGCTGCACAAGCGGATCATCGGTCAGGATGACGCGATCAAGGGGCTGTCGCGGTCGATCCGGC
The sequence above is drawn from the Microbispora sp. ZYX-F-249 genome and encodes:
- a CDS encoding ATP-dependent Clp protease ATP-binding subunit; the protein is MFERFTDRARRVVVLAQEEARMLNHNYIGTEHILLGLIHEGEGVAAKALESLGISLEGVRQQVEEIIGQGQSAPSGHIPFTPRAKKVLELSLREALQLGHNYIGTEHILLGLIREGEGVAAQVLVKLGADLNRVRQQVIQLLHGYQGKEPAAAGGPQESAPSTSLVLDQFGRNLTQAAREGKLDPVIGRDKEIERVMQVLSRRTKNNPVLVGEPGVGKTAVVEGLSQKIVKGEVPETLKDKQLYTLDLGALVAGSRYRGDFEERLKKVLKEIRTRGDIILFIDELHTLVGAGAAEGAIDAASILKPMLARGELQTIGATTLDEYRKHLEKDAALERRFQPIQVAEPSLSHTIEILKGLRDRYEAHHRVSITDGALVAAATLADRYISDRFLPDKAIDLIDEAGSRMRIRRMTAPPDLREYDEKIANVRREKESAIDAQDFEKAAALRDQEKQLQLKRERREKEWKAGDMDVVAEVTEELIAEVLATATGIPVFKLTEEESQRLLRMEDELHKRIIGQDDAIKGLSRSIRRTRAGLKDPRRPGGSFIFAGPSGVGKTELSKALAEFLFGDEDALIMLDMSEFMEKHTVSRLFGSPPGYVGYEEGGQLTEKVRRKPFSVVLFDEIEKA